GGAGCAGGTCCAGCTTCATACGGAATGACTGATACTATGGGAAGAATGCATTCAGATGCACAATTCGCAGGTTCTTCATCTGTTCCAGCTCATGTTGAAATGATGGGACTTATCGGTATGGGAAATAACCCTATGGTTGGTGCTTCAGTTGCAGTTGCAGTTGCAGTACAAGAAGCAATGAGCAAATAAATTTTTTATTGTACGTTAATAAAAAAGTTTCTCATCTTGGTTTCTTATGTTTATAGAAAAGCTTAGGTTAAACTAGATAGGGACAAGCCTCACATTAAGTCATAATAGGCTAAATGTGAGGCTTTTTTTATTTGTGGTAATATTAAAAAGTTATTTTTTACATATTATTAATTTAAAGGTTAAAATAATGTTGACATTAAATGCTATCGTGTATATACTGATTATATACACTAGTTACAAAGGAGCGAATTATGAATATTATAATTTCAAATTCATCGCAGGATCCAATTTATGAACAAATAGTGACTCAAATTAAAACTGCCATTATGAAAGAAGAATTAGCACAGGGGGATGCCTTACCTTCTATAAGAAGTTTAGCAAAAGAGCTTCTTATAAGTGTTATAACAACTAAAAGAGCATATGAAGAACTTGAAAAAGAAGGATTTATAGAGACTGTTCCTGGAAAAGGTTCGTATGTATCATGTCAAAACAAAGATCTAATAAGAGAAAAAAGATTAAAAACTATAGAAGAAAACCTAGCTGGTGTTGTATCTGAAAGTAAGTTTTTAAATTTAAGTTTAGAAGAATTACAAAGTATGTTAGCAATACTATATACCGAAAAAAATTAATACATAATTAAATTTTTAGTTTTGAACTAATTAAGGGGGAACAAACATGGATAACATCTTGGAAATAAAAAATTTAAATAAGTCTTATAAGGATTTCACTCTAGATAATTTAACTTTTAATGTTGAAAGAGGATCTATAATGGGGTTTATAGGCCCAAATGGTTCAGGTAAGAGTACCACTATAAAACTTATAATGAATCTTATTAAAAAAAATAGTGGAGATATAAATGTTTTTGGATTAGATAATATAAAGCATAATAAAGAAATTAAGCAGAAAATCGGATTTGTTTATGACGAAAATTATTTTTATGAAGAATTAAACATCATAGAAATGAAAAACATTCTTCGACCTTTCTATAAAAGTTGGAATGATACCTTGTTTGAAAAGTATATAAAAGAATTTGAACTGCCTAAAAAGAATAAAATTAAAAATCTATCAAAAGGAATGAAAATGAAATTTTCTCTAGCATTAGCTCTTTGCCATAATGCAGAGTTTATTATAATGGATGAACCTACTTCTGGACTAGATCCAGTATTCAGAAGTGAACTCATAGATATTTTGTATAATGTAATTCAAGATGAAAATGTAAGTATATTCTTTTCAACTCACATAACTACTGACCTTGAAAAGATAGCTGATTATATTACTTTTATTAATAAAGGAAAATTAGTTTTCTCAAGGACTAAGGATGAAATTATTGAAAATTATGGAATAGTTAAAGGAAGTAAAGAACTTTTAGACAATGATATTAGGAGAGAATTTGTAAGCGTAAAAGAAAATAGTTTTGGATT
This window of the Clostridium estertheticum genome carries:
- a CDS encoding GntR family transcriptional regulator yields the protein MNIIISNSSQDPIYEQIVTQIKTAIMKEELAQGDALPSIRSLAKELLISVITTKRAYEELEKEGFIETVPGKGSYVSCQNKDLIREKRLKTIEENLAGVVSESKFLNLSLEELQSMLAILYTEKN
- a CDS encoding ABC transporter ATP-binding protein, translating into MDNILEIKNLNKSYKDFTLDNLTFNVERGSIMGFIGPNGSGKSTTIKLIMNLIKKNSGDINVFGLDNIKHNKEIKQKIGFVYDENYFYEELNIIEMKNILRPFYKSWNDTLFEKYIKEFELPKKNKIKNLSKGMKMKFSLALALCHNAEFIIMDEPTSGLDPVFRSELIDILYNVIQDENVSIFFSTHITTDLEKIADYITFINKGKLVFSRTKDEIIENYGIVKGSKELLDNDIRREFVSVKENSFGFEALTKDITKAREIFKGRGIIEKASLEDIMVYTVRGNL